A genomic window from Clostridium aceticum includes:
- a CDS encoding ATP-dependent Clp protease ATP-binding subunit: MKKCSICNKNTAVVFATKFENGKSEMKGICIPCAKKMGLPVVDQLMQQTGMTEEEIENLTEDISDSFEEEEMDMDVDMDMGGLENHPSLMNLFNNTSSPNDDSNTYTSKASEYGDGNVKKKKSKGKKKNLDTFGTNLTEKAKNNEIDRIIGRYREIDRVVQILNRRTKNNPILVGEPGVGKTAIAEGLALRIIEKQVPAKLFNMEVYLLDLTAIVAGTQFRGQFEGRMKAIIKEAQDYGNIILVIDEVHNIMGAGEVHGGVMNAANILKPALAKGEIQVIGATTLEEYRKHIEKDTALERRFQPVTIEEPTVEETIEILKGIRSYYEEYHKVEISDKVIEAAARLSERYITDRYLPDKAIDVIDEAGSRANLKNQGLVELEALREEYKNVQCKRELAAEGSNYEKAAEYKVEECRLLDKITLLEDSCSHIEITEEDVAFVIETWTKIPVQKITEKEAQKLLKLEDQLHQRIVGQQEAIKSLARTIRRNRSGFRKKKKPASFIFVGPTGVGKTEVVRALAEELFGSEEAMIRMDMSEYMEKHTVSKLIGAPPGYVGYDQGGQLTEKVRRRPYSVILLDEMEKAHPDVFNLLLQILEDGRLTDSQGRTVYFENSIIIMTSNIGTQLKSTGIGFGKDHYEALESRIKEALRETFRPEFLNRIDETIVFTKLNKEELYKIIDLMLKEVLEEVKEKNMTIEVTEEVKSFILEKGYDEKYGARPLRRAIQKYIEDEIAEDYLQNKFVEGDHIKIDLKEGEIILKTAL, encoded by the coding sequence ATGAAGAAATGTTCTATTTGTAATAAAAACACAGCAGTGGTTTTTGCAACAAAGTTTGAAAATGGAAAATCGGAGATGAAGGGGATTTGTATACCTTGTGCCAAAAAAATGGGTTTGCCGGTTGTGGATCAACTGATGCAGCAAACGGGGATGACGGAGGAAGAGATAGAAAATCTTACAGAGGATATCAGTGATTCTTTTGAAGAGGAAGAAATGGATATGGATGTGGATATGGATATGGGAGGACTAGAAAATCATCCTTCATTGATGAACTTGTTTAATAATACTTCTTCTCCAAATGACGATAGTAATACTTATACTTCCAAAGCTTCAGAATATGGGGATGGAAATGTTAAGAAGAAAAAATCTAAGGGAAAAAAGAAAAACTTAGATACCTTTGGAACCAATCTAACAGAAAAAGCTAAAAATAATGAAATAGATAGAATTATTGGAAGATACAGGGAGATAGATCGGGTAGTTCAAATTTTAAACAGAAGGACAAAAAATAATCCGATACTAGTAGGAGAGCCTGGCGTAGGAAAAACTGCTATTGCAGAAGGGTTAGCCCTTAGAATTATAGAAAAGCAGGTTCCTGCAAAGCTGTTTAATATGGAAGTATATCTCTTAGACCTAACCGCTATCGTAGCAGGAACACAATTCCGAGGTCAGTTTGAAGGACGTATGAAGGCAATTATCAAAGAAGCACAAGACTATGGAAATATTATTTTAGTGATTGACGAAGTGCATAATATTATGGGGGCGGGAGAGGTTCATGGTGGTGTCATGAATGCTGCTAATATTTTAAAGCCTGCATTAGCCAAGGGGGAAATACAGGTCATTGGTGCCACGACCCTTGAGGAGTATAGAAAACATATTGAAAAGGATACAGCTTTAGAGAGAAGATTTCAGCCGGTTACAATAGAAGAGCCTACAGTAGAAGAAACTATTGAAATTTTGAAGGGGATAAGAAGCTATTATGAGGAATATCATAAGGTGGAAATATCTGATAAGGTAATAGAGGCAGCAGCGAGACTATCAGAAAGGTACATTACTGATAGATATTTACCTGATAAAGCGATTGATGTTATAGATGAAGCAGGTTCTCGGGCGAATTTAAAGAATCAAGGCTTAGTAGAGTTAGAAGCTTTAAGAGAAGAATATAAAAATGTGCAGTGTAAAAGGGAATTAGCAGCAGAGGGAAGTAATTATGAAAAGGCAGCAGAATATAAGGTGGAGGAATGTAGACTGCTAGATAAAATCACACTTCTTGAGGACTCTTGTAGTCATATAGAAATCACAGAGGAGGATGTTGCCTTTGTCATAGAGACTTGGACGAAGATACCTGTACAAAAAATTACAGAAAAAGAAGCTCAAAAACTCCTTAAGCTAGAGGATCAGTTGCATCAGCGTATCGTAGGCCAACAAGAAGCTATTAAAAGTCTGGCTAGAACGATACGGCGTAATCGCTCAGGATTTAGAAAAAAGAAGAAACCTGCTTCCTTTATATTTGTAGGACCTACGGGAGTAGGGAAGACAGAAGTAGTAAGGGCTTTAGCAGAGGAACTTTTCGGTAGTGAAGAAGCAATGATTCGCATGGATATGTCAGAATATATGGAAAAGCACACAGTTTCTAAATTAATCGGGGCACCTCCAGGATATGTAGGTTATGATCAGGGAGGACAATTGACGGAGAAGGTAAGAAGAAGACCTTATTCTGTAATTCTTCTAGATGAAATGGAAAAAGCACATCCCGATGTATTTAACCTACTATTACAAATTCTTGAGGATGGTAGACTGACAGATAGTCAGGGAAGAACTGTTTATTTTGAAAACAGCATTATTATTATGACTTCTAATATAGGGACCCAACTAAAATCCACCGGCATTGGTTTTGGGAAGGATCATTATGAAGCTTTAGAGAGCCGCATAAAAGAAGCACTAAGAGAAACCTTTAGACCAGAGTTTTTAAACAGAATAGATGAAACGATTGTCTTTACTAAACTGAATAAGGAAGAACTTTATAAGATTATAGACTTAATGCTGAAGGAAGTATTAGAAGAGGTGAAGGAGAAGAATATGACGATAGAGGTTACTGAGGAAGTAAAATCCTTTATCTTAGAAAAGGGTTATGATGAAAAGTACGGTGCTAGACCTTTGCGAAGAGCCATTCAAAAGTATATTGAGGATGAAATTGCCGAAGATTACTTGCAAAATAAGTTTGTTGAAGGAGATCATATTAAGATCGACTTAAAAGAAGGAGAAATTATACTGAAGACAGCACTGTAG
- a CDS encoding branched-chain amino acid aminotransferase — MSKNVNIDWSKLSFNYIKTDLRYISRWKDGQWDEGELVEDNQLAISEASTALHYGQQCFEGLKAYGTKDGGVQLFRPDENAKRMQDSCRRVLMPEVPVEKFIDACIQVVKANEAYVPPYGTGATLYLRPFVIGVGDNVGVKPAPEYIFSVFCVPVGPYFKGGLAPVNFTVSEYDRAAPYGTGAAKVGGNYAASLYPHEVAVKKGFADCIYLDPATHSKIEEVGAANFFGITKDDKFITPKSPSILPSITKYSLMHIAKDYLGIEVEERDVLVDNLDEFKETGACGTAAVITPIGGIEYKGKLHVFHSETEVGPVTKKLYDTLYGIQFGDVTAPEGWIVKVK; from the coding sequence ATGAGTAAAAATGTGAATATCGATTGGAGTAAACTGAGTTTTAATTATATCAAAACAGATCTTCGTTACATCTCTCGATGGAAGGATGGTCAATGGGATGAAGGAGAACTGGTAGAAGATAATCAGCTTGCTATAAGCGAAGCTTCCACAGCCCTTCACTATGGACAACAGTGTTTTGAAGGATTGAAAGCCTACGGTACTAAGGATGGCGGTGTACAGCTTTTCCGACCTGATGAAAACGCCAAGCGTATGCAGGACAGCTGTAGACGAGTTTTAATGCCAGAAGTACCGGTAGAAAAATTCATAGATGCATGTATCCAAGTAGTGAAAGCAAACGAAGCTTATGTACCGCCTTATGGTACAGGAGCAACCTTGTATTTAAGACCTTTTGTGATTGGTGTTGGTGATAATGTTGGTGTAAAGCCTGCACCTGAATACATATTCTCAGTATTTTGTGTTCCTGTAGGACCTTATTTTAAAGGTGGCCTAGCCCCTGTAAACTTTACTGTTTCTGAATATGATAGAGCGGCACCTTATGGTACAGGAGCGGCAAAGGTTGGAGGCAACTACGCTGCTAGTCTTTATCCTCATGAAGTAGCGGTTAAAAAAGGTTTTGCAGATTGTATTTATCTAGATCCAGCTACCCATAGCAAGATTGAAGAGGTAGGAGCAGCAAACTTCTTCGGTATTACAAAAGATGATAAATTTATCACACCAAAATCTCCTTCTATCTTACCTAGTATCACAAAGTATTCCTTGATGCATATAGCAAAGGACTATCTTGGCATAGAGGTAGAAGAAAGAGACGTGTTGGTGGATAATTTAGATGAATTTAAAGAAACTGGAGCCTGCGGTACCGCCGCTGTAATTACACCTATAGGCGGTATTGAATATAAAGGAAAACTTCATGTTTTCCATAGCGAAACTGAAGTCGGCCCTGTAACGAAAAAACTCTATGATACCCTTTATGGTATTCAATTCGGGGATGTAACCGCTCCTGAAGGATGGATTGTAAAGGTAAAGTAA
- a CDS encoding CAP domain-containing protein, whose product MKKKVLFLLFLCFLLVSCRNPMDERMETDESSIFGMGEVEYCRITADTADVKAGIGNDFNTIKTLNRDDVIRVLSQVDDRYVVQLDNNEVGSIDTTDATPVVRDGNVQQLQTMDPDREPQIEDAVPEVQAGDQPPEAEAQPQTQSPAPQAAPARDTAIEGLSAVEEQMINLVNQERERNNLPILQVDLEVTRVARIKSQDMVDQNYFSHYSPTYGSPFEMLDSFGIKYLHAGENLAGNPSVEDAHTSLMNSSGHRKNILSPDFTHIGIGVKPSGRYGQIFTQLFISKPQ is encoded by the coding sequence ATGAAGAAGAAAGTACTTTTTTTATTGTTTTTATGTTTTCTATTGGTCTCCTGTAGAAACCCAATGGATGAGCGCATGGAAACCGATGAATCTTCCATCTTTGGCATGGGAGAAGTAGAATATTGCAGAATTACTGCTGATACAGCGGATGTAAAAGCAGGTATTGGTAATGATTTTAATACCATTAAGACCCTTAACAGAGATGATGTTATAAGAGTATTAAGCCAGGTGGATGATAGGTATGTTGTACAGCTTGACAACAACGAAGTCGGCAGCATAGATACTACAGATGCTACACCTGTTGTGCGTGATGGAAATGTGCAGCAGCTCCAAACAATGGACCCAGATCGAGAACCTCAGATAGAGGATGCAGTGCCGGAAGTGCAGGCTGGGGACCAACCCCCTGAAGCAGAAGCACAGCCCCAAACCCAGTCTCCTGCTCCCCAAGCTGCTCCCGCAAGGGATACTGCCATTGAAGGGCTAAGTGCTGTTGAGGAACAAATGATAAACTTGGTAAACCAAGAAAGAGAAAGAAATAATCTTCCTATCCTACAAGTAGATTTAGAGGTCACTAGAGTTGCAAGGATTAAATCTCAGGATATGGTGGACCAAAACTATTTTAGTCACTATTCTCCAACCTATGGAAGTCCTTTTGAGATGCTGGATTCTTTTGGCATAAAATACTTACACGCTGGAGAAAATCTTGCTGGTAACCCATCAGTGGAAGATGCACATACTTCACTGATGAACTCCAGCGGGCATAGAAAAAATATTCTCAGTCCGGATTTTACTCACATTGGTATAGGTGTAAAACCCAGTGGCCGATATGGTCAAATATTTACACAGCTGTTTATAAGTAAACCTCAGTAA
- a CDS encoding NAD(P)/FAD-dependent oxidoreductase has product MKYDVIIVGAGPSGIFTALEMVRQKSSKKVLIIEKGRAIDKRHCPKEETRSCVYCKPYCDITTGFSGAGAFSDGKLSLSYEVGGDLPDKIGSDQAQQFIDYTDGIYLEYGADTKVEGVENSGEVKEIRKKAIEAGLKLVDCPIRHLGTEKAQEIYLKLQHTLLEAGVEIRFHTMVKDFIIEEGKAKAVIIADAKTKKEEETLLSDRIIVATGRKGADWLQEMCLKHNINHSAGTVDIGVRVEVRNEIMERVNDVLYESKLIGYPAPFKNKVRTFCQNPGGFVSQENYDNDLAIVNGHSYKDRKSSNTNLAILSSHNFSHPFNQPIQYGKKVAELVNMLGNGKILVQRYGDILDGKRTWQHELQQSNVRPTLPDAIAGDLASAIPYRPLLNILNFIKAMDIVVPGFASRETLLYGPEIKFYSNKINLDENFQTNIKGLYCLGDSSGWTRGLMMASVMGVLMARGLEG; this is encoded by the coding sequence TTGAAATATGATGTAATTATTGTAGGGGCTGGCCCTTCAGGAATTTTTACTGCACTAGAGATGGTAAGGCAAAAGTCATCTAAAAAGGTTTTAATTATTGAAAAGGGAAGAGCCATAGATAAACGCCATTGCCCCAAGGAGGAAACTAGAAGCTGTGTCTATTGTAAGCCCTATTGTGATATAACCACAGGCTTTTCAGGAGCTGGAGCCTTTTCTGATGGTAAACTGTCTTTAAGCTATGAAGTGGGAGGAGACTTGCCAGATAAAATCGGGTCTGACCAGGCGCAGCAGTTCATTGATTATACCGATGGTATTTATCTGGAGTATGGAGCGGATACCAAGGTGGAGGGAGTAGAAAATTCTGGTGAAGTCAAGGAAATTAGAAAAAAAGCAATAGAAGCTGGACTAAAACTAGTAGATTGCCCTATCAGACATTTAGGTACGGAAAAAGCTCAAGAGATATATCTGAAGTTGCAGCATACTTTACTAGAGGCTGGGGTAGAGATTCGATTTCATACAATGGTTAAAGACTTCATTATAGAAGAAGGGAAGGCAAAGGCGGTTATTATAGCAGATGCAAAGACCAAGAAGGAGGAAGAAACACTGCTATCTGACAGGATTATTGTGGCTACAGGTAGAAAAGGAGCGGATTGGCTTCAGGAGATGTGTTTAAAGCATAACATTAACCATAGTGCTGGTACAGTAGATATTGGGGTTCGGGTAGAAGTAAGAAACGAGATTATGGAAAGGGTCAATGATGTACTATATGAGTCAAAGCTAATTGGTTATCCAGCTCCTTTCAAAAACAAGGTAAGAACCTTCTGTCAAAACCCTGGAGGTTTCGTTAGTCAAGAGAATTACGATAATGATTTAGCCATCGTTAATGGACACTCCTACAAAGACAGGAAGTCTAGTAATACCAATTTAGCCATATTGAGTTCCCATAATTTCTCCCATCCCTTCAATCAGCCAATCCAGTACGGAAAAAAGGTGGCAGAACTAGTAAATATGTTGGGAAATGGTAAGATTTTAGTGCAAAGATACGGTGATATTCTGGATGGCAAGAGGACTTGGCAGCATGAGTTGCAGCAATCCAACGTAAGACCTACGCTGCCGGATGCCATCGCTGGAGATTTGGCCTCTGCAATTCCCTATAGACCTTTATTAAATATACTAAACTTTATTAAGGCAATGGATATTGTAGTTCCGGGATTTGCCAGCAGGGAAACACTACTATATGGCCCTGAGATAAAATTCTATAGTAATAAAATCAACTTAGACGAAAACTTTCAAACTAATATCAAGGGATTATACTGTCTGGGGGATTCCAGCGGTTGGACAAGAGGTCTTATGATGGCTTCAGTGATGGGGGTATTGATGGCACGTGGGCTTGAAGGTTAA
- a CDS encoding glycosyltransferase family 2 protein, with protein MLFITSSVFGVVILYYCILTVFGVYYRGKHRENPGLKYYPSVDILIPAHNEGKVLQKTLEAMVGLAYPGEVYIYLLNDNSQDETAEIAESFSNKFKNLYHIPVPEGEPKGKSRVLNYGLQISKSEYFVVYDADNQPEPEALRRLVEAAESIPNAVGAVGYVRTINENTNWLTRMISLEFQIFQLLMQSGRWTLFKTGSLTGTNMLLRRSTLDKIGEYDVYALAEDAELTLRITKAGGLLPIIPEAVTWEQEPQKIKILIKQRTRWLQGNLYLLEKMFSSFEYYRGKMLVHTLQQVLVYVIFLVFLVISDAWFIAGLLGLVRMDTSIPMMLIWYTSYVLYTSQLFSAQIMEKTISPLNIFIGFIMYFTYAQLFIFLFFRSLYYYIKAKKKRQIISWEKTIRF; from the coding sequence ATGTTATTTATAACTTCTTCTGTATTTGGTGTTGTAATTTTGTATTATTGTATCTTAACAGTTTTTGGTGTATATTATCGAGGCAAGCATAGGGAGAATCCAGGTTTAAAGTATTACCCAAGTGTAGATATCCTCATACCTGCACATAATGAAGGTAAGGTTCTGCAAAAAACTTTAGAAGCGATGGTGGGGTTAGCATATCCAGGGGAAGTGTATATTTATTTGTTAAACGATAACTCACAAGATGAGACAGCGGAAATTGCAGAAAGTTTTTCTAATAAGTTTAAAAATTTATATCACATACCCGTACCTGAAGGGGAACCTAAAGGAAAGTCTAGGGTTTTAAACTATGGGCTTCAGATTTCAAAATCGGAGTATTTTGTTGTCTATGATGCAGATAATCAGCCGGAGCCTGAAGCACTAAGAAGATTAGTAGAAGCGGCAGAAAGCATACCTAATGCAGTGGGGGCTGTAGGCTATGTAAGAACCATCAATGAAAATACCAACTGGCTTACACGAATGATTTCCCTAGAGTTCCAAATTTTTCAGTTATTGATGCAGTCAGGAAGGTGGACTTTATTTAAGACCGGTTCTTTGACTGGCACCAATATGCTTTTAAGGAGATCTACTCTTGATAAGATTGGAGAGTACGATGTGTATGCATTGGCAGAGGATGCAGAGTTAACGCTGCGAATTACTAAGGCGGGAGGGCTGTTACCTATTATCCCTGAAGCAGTTACTTGGGAACAGGAGCCTCAAAAAATTAAGATATTAATTAAGCAAAGAACAAGATGGCTTCAAGGTAATTTATATTTATTGGAAAAGATGTTTTCTTCCTTCGAATATTATAGAGGGAAAATGTTAGTACATACATTACAGCAGGTTTTGGTCTATGTTATTTTTTTAGTTTTTCTAGTGATTTCAGATGCGTGGTTTATAGCAGGATTATTGGGTCTGGTTAGGATGGATACATCCATTCCCATGATGCTGATATGGTATACCTCATATGTCTTATATACATCTCAACTATTTAGTGCACAGATCATGGAGAAGACCATCTCTCCATTAAATATCTTCATAGGTTTTATTATGTATTTTACCTATGCCCAGCTCTTCATTTTTCTCTTCTTTAGAAGTCTATACTACTATATAAAGGCTAAGAAAAAAAGACAAATCATATCGTGGGAAAAGACTATACGCTTTTAA